GTATTCGGCCATGCCGTCGTTGATTTTCACCGCCTTGTACAAGGCGCGCCGCGCTTCGCTGAAGGGCGCCACGTCGGTGGCGAAGCGCACCATCCCCTCGCCGGCGCCGGAGCGCGGCAGGTCCGGGCCGCAGCCGTACAGCGCCTTGATGACCAGCGCGTAATCGATATCGGTGAAGCAGAAATTCCCTTGCAGGATGTGGTCGAACGCCGTCAGGAAGGTCTTGCCGAGCATGGTCGGATCGGCGTACACACCGTCGCGGCGCCGGAAGATGCAGTGTTCCAGCCCCAGCGCGTCGAGGCCGCCGATCGGCGCTGTGAGTTGGTTGGCAACGGGGGAATTGGTCGACAAGGAAGCGCTCCAACAATCGTGCAAAAGTTGCTCTATGGGCTAGTTGAGTTCGCCCACGGTAATATTTCACAGCCTATCACGATGCCGCGCGTAAATAAATAAATTGACAAGCAAAAGCTGACAATTGGTGAGATTGTTGCGTGGGAGAGAAAACCAGGGCGAAGCGGGAATGTGGAGGGCCAAGCGGGGCCGGCGGAACCGGCCCCCGTCGATTTAACGGCGCGGCGTGTTCGGATACAGGTCGGTGCCCGCCTCGTTGATCTGGCGGCGCAGTTCGCGCCGCTCGTCCGGGGTCAGGCGGCCGCGGCGGGCGCCCTGGTCCTGCTGCTGCTGCGCCTGGCGGCGCTGCTCTTCGGCCCGCACATCGTACATGCGCGAGTCGAACTGGCGCGAATCGAACTGGCGCGGCTGCGGTTGCGGCGGCGCAATGTGTTCCTGGCGCGGCTGTTCGCGCACCGGCTGGGCCGGCGGCGGCGCGTTGCGCTGGGCGTCACGGTCACGGTCACGGTCCTGGCCGGCAAAGGCCATGCCGCTGGCAAAACTTACGGCGCAGCCGAGCACCAGCGCACGGACGAACGCCTTCCTGCCGCAAAAACGAGCACTTGCTGCCTGCTGGATGTCGATGAGCGCGTTATTCATGGTGTTCCTCTTCCGCGATGCCGTATAAACAGATAAGCTAGGTTCCGCTATGACCCCAGTGTATGGCCATTCGATTCGGGGGGTTAGGCGAATTGGGTAAAGTTTGTAACAGTATGTAATGACTTGAAAGCAACGCTGTTTGCACGGCGATAACACGTTACCATAGCGACATCAATATGACAATTCCGGCTGAGCCATGACCACACAATCGACACCGAATACAACGCCGGCCGCCGCAGGTGGCCACTCCGCCAAGATTATGGTAGTGGACGACGACGTGCGCCTGCGCGACCTGCTGCGCCGCTATCTCACCGAACAGGGGTTTTCCGTCGTCACCGCCGAGAGCGCGACCGCGATGAACAAGCTCTGGCTGCGCGAGCGCTACGACCTGCTGGTGCTCGACCTGATGCTCCCGGGCGAAGACGGCCTGTCGATCTGCCGCCGCCTGCGCGGCGCCGGCGACCAGACCCCGATCATCATGCTGACCGCCAAAGGCGAGGACGTCGACCGCATCGTCGGCCTCGAGATGGGCGCCGACGACTACCTGCCCAAGCCGTTCAACCCGCGCGAACTGGTCGCGCGCATCGGCGCGGTGCTGCGCCGCAAGGGCCCCGACGAGATCCCGGGCGCGCCGTCCGAGACCCCGCAGACCTTCGAGTTCGGCCAGTTCGTGCTGGACCTGGGCACGCGCACGCTGAAGAAAAACGGCGAGACGGTGCCGCTGACGACCGGCGAATTCTCGGTGCTCAAGGTGTTCGCGCGCCACGCGCGCCAGCCCCTGTCGCGCGAGAAGCTGATGGAACTGGCGCGCGGGCGCGAGTACGAAGTGTTCGACCGCAGCCTGGACGTGCAGATTTCGCGCCTGCGCAAGCTGATCGAGCCCGATCCATCGTCTCCGCTGTACATCCAGACCGTGTGGGGCCTGGGCTACGTGTTCATTCCTGAAGGCCAGCCGCGCTAGTGGTAGTCCCCAACGCCACACCGCAAACCGCCCCGCGCCTGAGCTGGTTCAAGAGCGGCCTGTTCTGGCGCACCTTCCTGCTGCTTGGCCTGTTGACGACCGTGTCGATGGCCTCGTGGATCGGCATGATCAGCGTGGTCCAGCGCGGCCCGCAGGTCAAGCAGACCGCCGAACTGGTGATCTCGGTGGTGACCATCACGCGCGCCGCCCTGACCCACTCGGCGCCGGACCTGCGCGTCGAGCTCCTGATCGAACTGGTCAGCAATGAGGGCATCCGCATCTTCCCGCTGGTGGCCACCGACGTCGTCGAGCCGCCGCCGGACAGCCCGCTGATGCCGGAGATCGAAGCGCTGGTGAAGGAAAAGCTGGGCAAGGACACGCGCTTTTCGAGCCGCGTCAACGGCTCGCCCGGATTCTGGATCAGCTTCAAGATCGACGGCGACGAATACTGGATGATGCTCGAGCGCGAACGCCTGCCCGGCTTGTCGGGCGTGCAGTGGCTCGGCTGGGCCGGCCTGGTCGGCGTGCTCTCGCTGCTGGGCGCGGCGCTGATATCGAGCCTGGTCAACCTGCCGCTGGCGCGCCTGACTGCGGCCGCGCGCGCGATCGCCCAGGGCAAGCGCCCCGAGCCGCTGCCCGAGCGCGGCGCGCAGGAGATCATCGAGGCGAACCGCAGCTTCAACCAGATGGTCGACGACCTGCAGCAGGTCGAGTCGGACCGCGCGCTGATCCTGGCCGGCATTTCGCACGACCTGCGCACCCCGCTCACCCGCATGCAGCTCGAACTCGAAATGGCCAACCTGTCGGCCGAGGCGCGCGAGGGCATGCAGTCCGATATCGGCCAGATGGACGCGATCATCGGCCAGTTCCTCGATTACGCCAAGCCGACCGAGGCGTCGAGCTTCGTCCCGGTCGACATCAGCGCCCTGCTGGCCGACGTCGCGCGCGCGGCCGAACGCATTCCCGGCATGCGCGTGACGACCGATATCGAGCCGGACGTGCACGTGATGGGCAACGAGACCGATTTGCGGCGCGTCTTCAACAACCTGGTCGAAAATGCGCGGCGCTACGGCGCCACGCCGGGCAGCGACTACACCGAGATCGACATCGGCTGCCACGTCAGGTTCCTCAATCACGGCAAGCGCGCCGTGATCCAGTTGCAGGACCACGGCAGCGGCGTGCCGGCCGAGCAGATCGAACAGCTGCTCAAGCCCTTCACGCGGATGGACACGGCGCGCGGCCAGGCCAACGGCGCCGGGCTGGGGCTGGCGATCGTCGAACGCGTCGCCGGCCGCCACCACGCCGCGCTGGCGCTGCGCAACCGCGAAGGCGGCGGGCTGCAGATCGAACTGGCGATGCCGCTGGTGTGAAAAATGGGGTCGGGCCGGCGGGACCAGACCCCGAACCGCATTTATACTGTCGGCTTTCCGCCCACCTGAGGAAGCCAGACATGACCCAACTACAGTTCAGCGACGTGCAGCAGGCCGCGGCCCGCATCGCCGGCGTCGCGCACCGCACGCCCGTGCTGACCTCGCGCACCGCCGACAGCATCGCGCGCGCGCAGCTGTTCTTCAAGTGCGAGAACTTCCAGCGCGCCGGCGCCTTCAAGTTCCGCGGGGCCTACAACGCCTTGTCCCGTTTCAGCGACGAGCAGCGCCGCGCCGGCGTGCTCACCTACTCCTCGGGCAACCATGCGCAGGCCATCGCGCTGTCGGCCAGCCTGCTCGGCATGGCCGCCGCGATCATCATGCCGCACGACGCGCCGGCGCTGAAGGTCGCCGCCACCAAGGGCTACGGCGCCGAGGTGATCGTCTACGACCGCTACAAGGAAAACCGCGAAGAGATCGGGCGCCGCCTGGCCCAGGAGCGCGGCATGACCTTGATCCCGCCGTACGACCACCCGGACGTGATCTGCGGCCAGGGCACGGCGGCGATGGAGCTGATCGAAGACGCCGGCCAGCTCGATATCCTGCTGGTGTGCCTGGGCGGCGGCGGCCTGCTGGCCGGTTCGGCACTGGCCGCCTCCGCCCTCAGTCCCGGCTGCCGCATCATCGGCGTCGAGCCCGAGGCGGGCAACGACGGCCAGCAATCGCTGCGCAGCGGCGCGGTGGTGCACATCGCGGTGCCCGACACGATCGCCGACGGCGCCATGGTCACCCACCTGGGCGTGCACAATTTCGACGTGATCCGGCGCACGGTCGACGACATCGTCACCGTCAGCGACGCGCAGCTGGTCGACACCATGAAGTTCTTCGCCGAGCGAATGAAGATCATGGTCGAACCAACCGGCTGCCTCGGCGCGGCGGCGGCGCTGCATGGCGTGCTGCCGGTCGAGGGCAAGCGCGTCGGCATCCTGGTCAGCGGCGGCAACGTCGACCTGGCCCGCTTCGCGAAGCTGGTGGCCTGAACGGGCCAACAGACACAACTGTTACACCACAATGAGCGCGAACGCACATACCTCGCTTGATGAACCCTCTATAACGTTAGTACATCAACTACATCGAGGAGATTCATCATGATGAAGAAACTGCTGCTAGCCACACTGATCGCCGGTTCGTCCATGGGCGCCGCTGTCGTCTCGGCCCCGGCCTCCGCCGCTGTCGTGGTCGTGCGCGAAGCGCCTCCGCCGCCGCGCGACGAAGTCGTCCCGGCCCCGCG
This window of the Massilia sp. R2A-15 genome carries:
- the ompR gene encoding two-component system response regulator OmpR, producing the protein MTTQSTPNTTPAAAGGHSAKIMVVDDDVRLRDLLRRYLTEQGFSVVTAESATAMNKLWLRERYDLLVLDLMLPGEDGLSICRRLRGAGDQTPIIMLTAKGEDVDRIVGLEMGADDYLPKPFNPRELVARIGAVLRRKGPDEIPGAPSETPQTFEFGQFVLDLGTRTLKKNGETVPLTTGEFSVLKVFARHARQPLSREKLMELARGREYEVFDRSLDVQISRLRKLIEPDPSSPLYIQTVWGLGYVFIPEGQPR
- a CDS encoding threo-3-hydroxy-L-aspartate ammonia-lyase, with product MTQLQFSDVQQAAARIAGVAHRTPVLTSRTADSIARAQLFFKCENFQRAGAFKFRGAYNALSRFSDEQRRAGVLTYSSGNHAQAIALSASLLGMAAAIIMPHDAPALKVAATKGYGAEVIVYDRYKENREEIGRRLAQERGMTLIPPYDHPDVICGQGTAAMELIEDAGQLDILLVCLGGGGLLAGSALAASALSPGCRIIGVEPEAGNDGQQSLRSGAVVHIAVPDTIADGAMVTHLGVHNFDVIRRTVDDIVTVSDAQLVDTMKFFAERMKIMVEPTGCLGAAAALHGVLPVEGKRVGILVSGGNVDLARFAKLVA
- a CDS encoding sensor histidine kinase; this translates as MVVPNATPQTAPRLSWFKSGLFWRTFLLLGLLTTVSMASWIGMISVVQRGPQVKQTAELVISVVTITRAALTHSAPDLRVELLIELVSNEGIRIFPLVATDVVEPPPDSPLMPEIEALVKEKLGKDTRFSSRVNGSPGFWISFKIDGDEYWMMLERERLPGLSGVQWLGWAGLVGVLSLLGAALISSLVNLPLARLTAAARAIAQGKRPEPLPERGAQEIIEANRSFNQMVDDLQQVESDRALILAGISHDLRTPLTRMQLELEMANLSAEAREGMQSDIGQMDAIIGQFLDYAKPTEASSFVPVDISALLADVARAAERIPGMRVTTDIEPDVHVMGNETDLRRVFNNLVENARRYGATPGSDYTEIDIGCHVRFLNHGKRAVIQLQDHGSGVPAEQIEQLLKPFTRMDTARGQANGAGLGLAIVERVAGRHHAALALRNREGGGLQIELAMPLV